TAGTTAGTTACAAGTAGTGTAATGAAGTGACAATAGTGGCATAAAGTACATTACAGAGGTTTAGATTAATCTTATATACTAACAATATTGAGATTGTGTATAAATTCCATCACCAATGTTTTGATACAAAATCacgtaagtataataattaaatgaagaTGCAATATGTGCTAACAAATATTTCCTTACAAGCCCAGTActtttaacatacataaattaagcttcatgtgAACGTTATTACACCGGAAACGACACCATTCAGactagaacacagcaatgctgcttagcagcagaaataagctttaTCATAAAAAGCTCTTCAACTGCTATAGTGGCGGTACTACCgtagaagccgaaaagccgggcttgcgtacaataaatatgtaattaaaattttgccCGACCATTccaaacaattataaaaataaatcatattttatagCAATGAGATAATAAACACTATATTTTAACATGACAATGAGTATACAACCTCCACACCTTCACAACCTCCAACATAGTGCACGTTACTCTGGCTCAAAGGTGTGGAGCGACTtcaattgtttttattcatgCACATTCTTATTTTCTTATAGGAATCAAACTCCGGAAAGTGGACAAACGATGCGAAGACAGTGCGGGCAAATACGACACCTTACGCGGCGTTCCCGCGCTCCACGACGTCGCGTCCATTATAGCGCGGCGAGTCGCCGTCGAGTTCAGCGACACCAGCTCCGACAACGACTCTGACTCCGACGACTCTGCGCAGTGGACCGACTCCCGCGCGTGACGTCGCGCCTCCCCTCGCACGCTGCCGCGCGAGAACACACCCGACAACAACCACAACGCCAACAACACCGCTGACGCTACACCCACACCCGAAAACAACACGGAGAACACAAACAACGCCAATAACAAACCAGACTCAACAACTGAAGGGGAGAATAACACGCGTAGACCCTCATTCGACATCGATAGCGTTCCACTACCGACGCCAGTCACTCGTTCAAGCGAAAATGTGCGATCGAATGTCCCGACGCACATTGACGTCCCGGAACACACCCACACGTTGGCAATCAAAAGCACGGTCGTACCAACAGTTGATAATACCGATCAGTGCTACGTTAGAAACTCGTCATTCCTCAGTCGTGATATCGAAGCTAAAAAGGCCAAGGTCGACCTTGCCAAATCCGACTCCCCGCCGAAAACGAGTCCGCCCAAAAACGTTTCAGCGCCCCCTAGGATAAGTAGTCTCGTCAAAGAACCGTCACCGCCCAAAAACGGCCAATCACCGCCGAAAGCTAACTCTCCTCCAAAGAAAGTAACTTCACCCCCTGTTGAATTGCAAAAGAATTCTTCTCAAcctatgaaaaataatatttcattaacgCACAAAAAAGAGACTTCTCCTCCACTGAAAAACCATAGTTCTAAATCGCAAAGAAACGAAGTTGCCTCCCCTTCAAACAATAAAGTCAGTCTTCCAtcccaacttaaaaataaagttttgtctCCTCCTGCAAATAGAGAAGTTACTCCAAATAAAAATGACGTAACTTCACCTCCACCGCCATCCAAAATTGTTTTATCGCCTCCTATAAACACGTTCAAGTTTAACAAAACTGATTCGAAATCCGAAGAAACTTTTACCTCGAAGATAAAAAAGGAATCGGTGCTGATCAAAGAAGCTCCTATTAAAACAGATAAGCTTTCTTTAATCGTGACAAACGAAATTATTACTGACAAAAGTATTAATGTAAGTGATTCAAACAGTTCTAATAAACCCGATGGTGAAGGTAGTGCTGATAAAGATGCAAAAACTGCTGAATCGAATGGAGTGGGTGATAAAATTAGGAAATTCGAAAAAGCCGCTGAAGATGCCAGCGCAGGGAAACTGTCTAGACCAGGTTCGGTCCGTGGTCGTCGAGTCGAACGACTGGGTTCTGATAACGATTTGCCACCGCCAGCTACGCCGTTCAAAGACCACGTGTTCTTCGATCTCGGAAACGGAGATAAAGTTGCCGATCCGCATATCGCAAATAACGCGGATCCATTCGAAAAACAGCACAGCATTTTGAAAGGTACGGTGAATTCCGCGGCGGCTAAATGGCAACGCACAGAAAGTTCCTCAATTGAAGAGAAGATACAGAAACCTGAGCCGCAGAAGATAATCAAACCAGAGTTCAAACCGATGCCATCGCCTGTAGACGTCACTATTAGATCTCCTAGCTTAGGTTCCAAGTTGCCAGATCAGTTCCCATCCCACGGCACTGCTTTCCGAAACGTCGCGTCCCCGGATACGGCCCGCACGACCGCTCTCAAGTTCAACGACGATGTAAAtactcaaaataattttaagacttgtaaatttaaaaataaggagAAGTACTCCGTTAGCAAGGGCTCCAGCTATTTCACCCGGGGCTCCGAGGAGATATGGTTGGTAAAGAAGAAGGATATAGAGGAGATTGAGGAGCGGGTTTTGGACTCGTTCCGACGGGCCGGGGGGAACATGTGCATGCGGAGCGAGTCGGTGCGACCTTCGTCTGATAGTGGGCAAGGATCCGCTACGTTTGCGCACGCAACCATGGGCCGACCTAAGCGTCAGATGTACGCACGAAGCGAGTCCTTGGATCCGCAATGGGCTGGCTCAAGAGCTCAGACGTTAAAACGCCAGTCGTCCGTCGCATGCACTTGCGGGCACGATAAAAAGACTCGGGGGAAAAGCGCAGGCGCCGAGGCAGCCCCGCGTCCGAGATCACGCTCACACGGTGATGAAAACAATCAAGGTCACGTTCTTGACAAGTACGAGACCCTAGTTTAGTCTTTTAACCGACCTATTCCAtgcattaattataaatttgtgaTAACCTCTCGTATGTAAGACGCGTAGGGACCTCGTGTCCTATATATCATTGATAGGGATGTGAAATCTTTACGGAATatcgtttataatatttattgtactcGCATAATCGGTTTGGGAGTGAATGTACGGTTTTTCTTTCATGGGAGGAGGATTCGCTAGTTGTAAAAGTTAGTTAGTGTTCGAAATGGGATAGCAGTAGGTGGCGATATTGAAACTTTTTACtataaaccaaataatataaatattataaaataaaaaagacgcGTAGTTACAGAAAATGATTAGAAGCGTAGCGGTACTGAGAGTGTATGTTATACATAGAGTTTGAACGTTGGCAGTTTTGGTATTTTATGTGACGCTTGTGTTGGTACTTGCCTATTTACGTCCTTTGTATTTTTACGTATAATGCTGATCGCGCATTATAACCGTGCCAGTAGAATTAGCTTAAGAAGTGCGGATGGAATCATCATACCGTTTCAACTACGTAGTAAGgctggttaaaataaaaataattgctttaGCTATAATGATCACCGGTATAGCCATCATTTGAATCATGGTTAGTTAGACGCAAAATATGTAATACGGTATAAAATAAGcgtataacataaaaaaaacctaaatcgTTATTACATTCACGTATAACGAATTCATTGTCGTATCAAACATACTTATGCATATACGTGGTAAGGCATTATATTACGTATCACAAATATTAGTATTGGTGTTACTGCTTTACATTAGGGTGTAAAATAATCGACGACATTATTAGCgtatatcataattattaagTGATGCGGCATTATTTGAAAAACAACATTACTTGTGACGGCTTAAGCCGAAATGAAACAATCATAATACAAATTAAGTCTACGCGACGGAGATGCCATTCGCATTTCGCAATATGATCTTATGCGGACTCAGCCTCTTTGCGGACTCGGACACTTGTGCGATCAGCTTTAGGATACGGAATCCATGTTTGAGATCGCGACCTGGCCCACCCGAGCACAACATTTGTGAATGGTGCTTTTTGCTTGTTGCAATCGATATATTTCgcgtaaaaaaaatcttctttagCGGTTGTGAGGAACatgttgatataatattttttattttatgtttaaattaaatgctCTAAAAATACGTTGACTGTATTATGACCTAGCTAGTCCGTGTGTTTCAATTTaacaagataataatatatggtGTGTGGAAAATAGGGTATTACACTCTAAACATaaagtttagattttttatatatcgcaATTAGATGTAGAAAAATGAATATAGAAATGTAACAAcgaaatgataaataattaaaaatatatgaccACCCGAAGGTTTTAGATGTGGCAAAATCTGTCACTTTTCTTTGAAACGGAAAGTATTGTCAAAGTGTGTATAGACCATAAGCATTATtaggttatttaaatttactgaaaCCACATTAAATTGGTTTAGAAACTTTAGAAACACTTGCCTTATAAATAAACGAGGCATAACGTCGCATTAGTTATGCAATTATTTTGTCACAATTAATCAAATGCCAAAGTGACTGTTGTAACTAAATGTTTCAAAACTACCTATACTACCGTCCAAATGCAATAGTTATTTGAGGCGTCCGCACATCCTTTCTCCTCTTAAACGTAAATTCTTATGAAGTTTTTAGGTATTCTCATGTCGTTCATGAACATTTTGGCGTAAATTATTATCGCATGATATCGTATATATCATATCGTATTATACGATATCATGCgatatgcatatatatacttCGTGTGCATTTCATTGTTATACGTGAAAAAATTACAGCTGTCATATAAACGCCCTTACGTTACAGACCTTCAACGTAAATGTACTCCTGTACCCACTTTGTCAGATGTTTTTCGTTTTCACTTTtcataatagttttttataataaatgtgtttaatgaATAAACGTGTTATTTTAGTTGAATAAATAGTGTGTAATACcctattaatataacttaatcaTAAGATAAATTTTACTCTGCCGATAAAGTATTCTACCGTGGTGTTAGGCCGGTCGCACATTTAAGGTTCGAAGGAACATTAAAGCCGTCAGCAGTATACTGGCCTGCGTGTGGAAATCCCGTCAAATCCCGACGGTTTCGGCTTTACTCCATTAAGACCCATAGCCCATTCAAACAAAATGTTAAAAGAAAACTTATGTTTTAGGTTTTATATCTTGCCAAATGGTAGTCATTGTGTGTCATATAATTCGACTATCTGTTCACTATTTGCATATACATTACGTTTTATCGTATGATTGACTAAACCGCAAAAACTGAAGAGTATCCTAAAAATTATGGTATATGGTATTCTTTTATACAGCAAACGTCAagaaatacttttatatatttataactgttCGGCATTCgccttaataatttatttatttttcaatatgtatttatatatataaaacataaactacCTTATGCATTAAAAAATTCGATTTAGATGAAAGTTCGACAGTAGGAAATGTGCGGCCGGCTTAATGAAGAATGTTTATATTGACATGTTTATGTTTAGATGgtgaatatatattatgtaatttaaatgcatttacAATAAACACTACAGGACAGTCATTTGGGTAGACCACTTTTGACAGCTGATACCGCAAATTATGCTAAGACTTAAAGCTAGAGACAGACTGGTCTCAAGTTCGCAACCTAAGCGATGCAAAGTTGGAGAATATGCGTGAACATTTACTTGAAGTGAAACGCTTTTGTAGTTTTCAAAGCTTATTgaagattataataatactgctttaaacaaTGGCAGTAAGACTTCTCTCCTATGGTTAGTGTCAAAAGTAGCCTATCATAATATCTAGGTGCCTGcttgtgagattttctactctatatttgatcacgtaaaaaGTTAACTACAATTTGTATCGAATCAaataagcgccatctagttacaatactgggtcGTAAGGTAGAAAATTTTACATTAGGCACCCTGGACAAATACAATTCTGTAATATCATATTGTAATGATATTGTGAGTATGACCTGTGTAACTATGTAGTGCCAACTATCACAAACTGATAATATGTTAAATCGGTAACTTCCATTCTGTAAGAAATTATATCCTTACCGTTCTATGTGAGGAATTTGACGCGACGTAAACTAAGAcagtagatataagaaaaaaaaaacactaccaGTCTATGGGTGTCTCCCTTTATGAAACGAAATGTCTCACAACAGTTGTCgatacaaagtataaaaaacGTTCTTAGAAATGTAGCGTCTGAATGTAGCGTGAATCCATCGACTATAAAGACATGTTTTTAACTCAAGACTTAAGACccaaaatttaattgatttactCTTAAAGCAATATGGTAGAatggttttgttatttttgggcattactttaaaaactttacTGTAAAGTTTACGTTGAAatgtaaatataacaattatggATGTTCATTCCAAAGGCATTGACAGACCTCATTTTAAATTGAAGATTGATCGATAAAGGTTAAGACATTGTTCATCACGTCTTCTGAGACGCAGGATAGAGGATTTTTTATCAGATTACCTGTTTAACTGTGGGATGTTAATCAGAATTAAAATAAGCGTCGATGGCAAATTTCTCACATCGAACGAAACTTTAGTATCGcacattactataaataaataattttatactagAGGGTTTGATAGCGAAtgggataaaatataatttaatttgttatctTCATGTAATAAGCATTCCAAAATGTTCAGTTGCTCGCCCCAACCCACGCAACTATATAATGAATACTATTAATGGAAAATGAGCAACGAATGTGTACCAAATTTGAATAAAGTGTAGAATTTGTATgtagttagttttaagttgacactTCAGTTAAgtaccttattttttttcttattaagtgACGAAAGAAGTCAATACACCGAAACatttagaaataaacaaaaataagctTTCTAACTAATCAATATCACTTATTtgctatgtatattatatttctttttttaaattaattgtggTTTATTAGTTTTCAGTTGGATAACTCTGCTATTCAATATAACTTTGGCTGTTAAAGGaaaataggattttttaatAAGTCCTTAAGAAATAACACCTACACCTTTATCGTCTAGTTAAATGCTTTTTTGCGTTGATTGcgaaattatattgaaaactGATGATACCAATTTTGACTATGAATTTTTACGATGTctataatatttcttttgtttttttttaaggcgactattatttattactttatatttaccGGCAAATAACTTGAACATTAGTGGATGCAAAAAAGGCACTCGGTAAtagataattaatgtaaactttgAGGTAATTTGCGTGCGGTAAATGATACCCGAAGTAGTCTACAGAGTCCCGCAGTGGTAACAAACACCTTCAAGGGGTCAATGTCAGCGAATAAAAATTCACCTGTGTTATTCTTCCtattctttgacggccgattggcacagtttgcagcaaccctgctttctgagcccaaggccgtgggttcgattcccacaactggaaaatgtttgtatgatgagcacgaaagtttttcagtgtctggatgtttatatgtatattctaagtatttatgtatattgttcataaaaatattcatcagtcgtcttagtacccataacagaagctacgcttactttggggctagatgacagtgtgtgtattgtcgtagtatatttatttatttattctaacaCTGATCAgaacagaatacttaaacccaATGCGATAGTGtcgctataaaataaaaatcatatcctTATACTATATTCTATGCTattactatggagggtagaggtaaggagagtcatctgtgtatatgaaaaagtgtcgtcaaaatgtattaaattaggatggcgccacatttgcatcagggtaactcttaaaagaagcgccaaatataaataccgtactatttactgtttacgaaataaaatcactctaaacgcacgtttggttataataaatctgtaaggttatatttaccacaatattttgtacaacgtaagttgttgaaattctcaataattaactactttagtcgataatgacattaatttttttaactctgcatacttcaattcatctacgattgctacattcataccataccctgtgcatccaccagcgccattgtggaggatttttgaactgttatttagcgcaacaactggacactttttcaacttttctcccatataagatgactctccttacctctaccctccatagctaTTACCTATTCCCGCAACAAAGAACACACATTAcgatccttgtgaattcactcagagcgcaacagtACAGAGGATGCGGAGGGCGCTTGTCATTGGTTTTGGTTTTCCGTATAAAGATTGGTTTGAAAAACTGAATTCAATAGTTAAATATAagcttgtaaattaaaaatctggCAGATTAGACAAACTGTTAAATAGTCCATTAGGTTTTCgactaattaaatttataaaagaaattttCGTAAAATAgactatatatacatacataccttTTAAGTTCAAAGTTGCCGCATTCAAGTAGTTTCTCAGTTAGTGCTTTATCATTATATCAAGATCGCTGCCGATACCAATTATTAATCTAGAGTCTagattaaactaaattgacaatcTAGATTCTAGACTGACAATTTAGTTTAATCTATCAATTTAGGCCAGTTTATAAATTTGCGCGAAAATGTTCAAGTTATTTATCTGCAAGTATAATCTTTGTTAAAGGAAGATATAATAATCTAAAAGCTTAGCAGGAAAGTAAAGAACCTTTTCTGGGGACGCCACTTTTGCATGGCAATACATTTGACAGAAAAAGAATTGAGAAAAAAATAGTTCCATTTTTATCCGCAATATGGcgaggttttttattttcctggtcAGATTTTACCTTAACAGGAACAACATAGGAATATTAACGTTGTCGGTATGTTATGATCAATGTTGTAGTATAGCAGTATAACTTACGTATATGATCACGATATTATGTGCTAAGAGAATGTAAATTATAGGAAAATAAGATGTCAAATAAAgcatgttttatattttgtagatTATGTAAACGCTCCCACATTTTGCCGTGATGCGGCTattgctaattatttatttgcattttttttgtacgttttaaagtttataattttaaatgtttattataatatgaagcAAGTTGTTATTCTGCTGAGATCAATAATTATTAGTCCtcgaaaaatacattttattaaaaattatgggttttttttataaataattataataataactttgaatgcttttggtatttgcagtaatttaaaatccaaatatttattatgtaatacgAAATGtacgaataattaaaaactatcaaAGGCGTTAATAATGTATGAAAACCCATAGTAAGATTGATGTAAACTAAGCTAGTGCTTCGTATCCCGGACTAGTGGCATTtctattaagaaaatattttataacttgttTATTTGctaatacatacaataaaatataaaaaaaacattgtttgttttttttttttcattccaattTTGTTCCATTACTTCCAATtaatgacagccggttggcgcggtgggcagtgaccctgcttactgagtcaaaggccgtgggttcgatttccacaactggaaagggTTTtaagtgtctaggtgtttatttgtatattataagtatttatgtgtattatattcctaaaaataattattagctatcttagtattcataacacaaacttcgcttactttggggctagatggcgatatgtgtattgttgtatatttatttaatttcaaagacTATAGTTACTTTTATAGGCTGTTAAGAAACACTTTTTAACTGGTTTATGTCTAAATCGGCTATAGGAGTATCATAAAACCTTTATATTGTAGCAGTAATAATCAATAtggaatagaagcaggcgatactCATTTGCATGATGTACCTACAATGAAAAtcaagcctaatttgctatactctgcgataAGCAGGATAgcggtgtaaattataatttagtcGCGCACGTTTTGTTtcaacaccggagcatcctcaagtatgtttttgcaataattataaattacaccgtaaagattctcctgcttttcgcggagtatagaaaaaaacttaaatttcatTGTAGAAATAACTAAGCTATTAGAACCAGTTGTATTCACGAATTTTTATTAGCAAACAGCAATAGAGCTTTCTGTGACAAATCATCCGGGAAGCGGTACCGCCATCCATTctcatttctgccgcttagcagcttTGCTTATTTCCGGACTGAGGGTGCAGTCGCCGGCCGGTATCTACTCGTACGAAAACTCGTGGTAAAAGAGGGGGTACACTTAcgaaatttttacttttttttttttagcaggACTGAAATTTATCGCACTTGTAGTTTAAATAGAGTGCAGACTACTGTTTTTTAttctgttcttaattcaatttcTATTGCATGCATagaaatacattaaatcaataaaaacaacataacACACAGCACAATTATTGATACACatgcatataatataatttttttttcagaagcgaaataagacaaattaaaaatgtagcCTTGGCGAAATCTGGGATTGTAGAAGTCATGTTTCACAACCGaaccttaataatgttaaaataattgattaCTATCGCTAAGCTCACTGGTTTaaacttacaatttaaattaattatggttgaatttgttataatagaaaaattattgagATAAAATAACCTTTGTTATAAGTACaacaaaaagcaagaaataaatattttctacaacatattTAAGTCTgttccaagtaaaatgtagaaagttactaggTATGATAAACAAGCTAAGCTAAGATTTGATACCTACGATAAGATGAATCAAAaacttcgtattcctttttgTACAGTAGCAGTGCCAAGTAGaaggaatgaatgaaaacacttttattgtacaccatagagaaaatttacagagatacaaatacaacagcacaataaggtggTGGTAGGTAGGTAAAGTACGTACTATTTTTCTGCAGCGAAAACTTTGATTATTAAGCTGACTGTAGAACTTGAGCTGGTTGGACAATTCGTTTTGACGATGTTTTACCTTTTCTTTTTCTGCCCAGATACATGAACTAGTACTATCCTATCGACTATACCCCTTACGCAAAGCAGTTTAGCGTTACGATACGATTGGTAAAAACCAATTTAAGGCATGAGTACCTATTTCTGGCAATCTTGTGTACCTAAACaatatgtgaaataaaaaagaaccagATGTTATTTCGATGCGATACTACTCTgtacatcaattttttttagagacCGTTGTTGAAGGGTCAAAA
The sequence above is a segment of the Pararge aegeria chromosome 17, ilParAegt1.1, whole genome shotgun sequence genome. Coding sequences within it:
- the LOC120630827 gene encoding titin; this encodes MPLPKRCVEPVHVSRGTVPERLAVPSELEAVTNGTLANTVRQLSSLSKHAEDMFGELTREATSLADRTNVLQARIDRLAIKVTQLDSGVEEVSLQDIQMRKAFRSARTFQQQLFSRTTMPSAMLATYARCDRPPPLERLNEFRDDGRDARKFYTDPDYFFELWRREMLQDTERIQHDRGKKVRQPRSNNTEGRGTRRVRVPHSTRDRQKAEVVTRGEHIMSSNQLTRYNIQQYRPDPLYQTTTVTDGGYRAPANRPAISQPARPNSIEIENQQNRTPRLTGNGHIVGEESPYGPVEPIYGGSIAGTPRRARPSIPPPAPPAPLQPDSPQHHTPTRSSLPPPPPPPEGTSSPPAMNGASPPHRTALDAHLDQMHAVIGMMSSDDLPPRAPTPPPAPPAPPPPEDDRPRPPSPASLLRGASALKPPRPAADPAPDPRSDLLKAIREGIKLRKVDKRCEDSAGKYDTLRGVPALHDVASIIARRVAVEFSDTSSDNDSDSDDSAQWTDSRAENVRSNVPTHIDVPEHTHTLAIKSTVVPTVDNTDQCYVRNSSFLSRDIEAKKAKVDLAKSDSPPKTSPPKNVSAPPRISSLVKEPSPPKNGQSPPKANSPPKKVTSPPVELQKNSSQPMKNNISLTHKKETSPPLKNHSSKSQRNEVASPSNNKVSLPSQLKNKVLSPPANREVTPNKNDVTSPPPPSKIVLSPPINTFKFNKTDSKSEETFTSKIKKESVLIKEAPIKTDKLSLIVTNEIITDKSINVSDSNSSNKPDGEGSADKDAKTAESNGVGDKIRKFEKAAEDASAGKLSRPGSVRGRRVERLGSDNDLPPPATPFKDHVFFDLGNGDKVADPHIANNADPFEKQHSILKGTVNSAAAKWQRTESSSIEEKIQKPEPQKIIKPEFKPMPSPVDVTIRSPSLGSKLPDQFPSHGTAFRNVASPDTARTTALKFNDDVNTQNNFKTCKFKNKEKYSVSKGSSYFTRGSEEIWLVKKKDIEEIEERVLDSFRRAGGNMCMRSESVRPSSDSGQGSATFAHATMGRPKRQMYARSESLDPQWAGSRAQTLKRQSSVACTCGHDKKTRGKSAGAEAAPRPRSRSHGDENNQGHVLDKYETLV